The Plectropomus leopardus isolate mb chromosome 15, YSFRI_Pleo_2.0, whole genome shotgun sequence genome has a segment encoding these proteins:
- the LOC121955033 gene encoding G-protein coupled receptor 26-like has translation MDAADIAASVLVLGIIIVSLLSNVVVLICFLYNPEIRKQVPALFILNLTFCNLLLSVSNMPLTLVGLITTSHPGGSLFCQIVGFLDTFLTTNSMLSMAALSIDRWVAVVFPLSYHSRIRHRDAVIALAYTWIHSLCFSTVATCRSWVGYHHLYASCTLCNVRAKGAGTQFIIFTVALHSLTFLLTLIVLCVTYLKVLKVARFHCKRIDVITMQTLVLLVDIHPSVRQKCLDEQKRRRQRATKKISTFIGTFVVCFSPYVITRIVELFSPWPISPHWGVLSKCLAYSKAASDPFVYSLLRHQYRKTCNLLANKVLKRSPLNSASLRMENNTGRSENNCNTTNNIQPPANKPLGQ, from the exons ATGGACGCAGCGGACATAGCTGCTTCTGTCTTGGTTTTGGGGATTATTATCGTATCGTTGCTGTCCAACGTTGTGGTGCTGATCTGCTTTCTGTACAACCCGGAGATCCGCAAACAGGTACCGGCTCTTTTTATTCTCAACTTGACGTTTTGCAACCTGTTGCTAAGCGTGTCCAACATGCCACTAACTCTGGTCGGGCTCATCACCACGAGCCACCCCGGAGGCAGCCTCTTCTGCCAAATTGTGGGTTTCCTCGACACTTTTCTCACCACTAACTCCATGCTCAGCATGGCAGCTCTCAGCATCGATAGATGGGTGGCGGTTGTGTTCCCACTGAGCTACCACTCAAGAATACGGCACCGGGATGCAGTGATAGCGCTGGCGTACACGTGGATTCACTCACTTTGCTTCTCCACAGTGGCCACCTGCCGCTCCTGGGTCGGTTACCATCACCTTTACGCATCGTGCACTCTCTGCAATGTCAGGGCGAAGGGAGCCGGGACGCAGTTCATCATTTTCACCGTGGCTTTGCACTCTCTCACTTTCCTCCTCACGCTGATCGTGCTGTGTGTAACGTACCTGAAAGTGCTGAAAGTTGCCAGGTTTCACTGTAAACGCATCGACGTGATCACTATGCAGACGTTGGTGCTGCTTGTGGATATCCACCCCAG TGTGCGCCAGAAATGCTTGGATGAGCAGAAGCGGAGGAGGCAGAGGGCCACCAAGAAGATCAGTACTTTCATCGGCACATTTGTGGTGTGCTTCAGCCCTTATGTCATTACAAG AATTGTGGAGCTTTTCTCCCCGTGGCCCATAAGCCCTCACTGGGGTGTTCTGTCCAAATGTTTGGCCTACAGCAAGGCGGCGAGCGACCCGTTTGTTTACTCGCTGCTGCGTCACCAGTACAGGAAGACCTGCAACCTTCTGGCCAACAAAGTCCTCAAGAGGAGTCCACTCAACTCTGCCTCCCTCAGGATGGAGAACAACACAGGGAGGAGCGAAAACAACTGCAACACAACCAACAACATCCAACCGCCTGCCAACAAGCCACTCGGACAGTGA